Proteins co-encoded in one Actinomadura luteofluorescens genomic window:
- a CDS encoding GTP-binding protein produces the protein MTSVKIVVGGGFGVGKTTFVGSVSEIMPLTTEAVMTAASADVDDLSAVPDKTTTTVAMDFGRVSLDSELILYLFGTPGQHRFWFMWDDLVRGAIGAVVLVDTRRLEDCFAAVDYFEELGLPFVVGVNGFHGEFQYAVEDIRDALSISAHVPIVQCDARSRESTKQVLITLVKHAMTVHAAGAQAAAPAPGAPGGQIGTTSPSWT, from the coding sequence CTGACCTCGGTCAAGATCGTCGTCGGTGGCGGCTTCGGCGTCGGCAAGACCACCTTCGTCGGCTCCGTCTCGGAGATCATGCCGCTCACCACCGAGGCGGTGATGACCGCGGCCAGCGCCGACGTGGACGACCTGTCGGCCGTCCCGGACAAGACGACCACCACGGTCGCGATGGACTTCGGCCGCGTGTCGCTGGACAGCGAGCTGATCCTCTACCTGTTCGGCACCCCCGGGCAGCACCGCTTCTGGTTCATGTGGGACGACCTGGTCCGCGGCGCGATCGGCGCCGTCGTGCTGGTCGACACCCGCCGGCTGGAGGACTGCTTCGCCGCGGTGGACTACTTCGAGGAGCTCGGCCTGCCGTTCGTGGTGGGGGTCAACGGGTTCCACGGCGAGTTCCAGTACGCCGTCGAGGACATCCGCGACGCCCTGTCGATCAGCGCGCACGTCCCGATCGTGCAGTGCGACGCGCGGAGCCGCGAGTCCACCAAGCAGGTGCTGATCACGCTGGTCAAGCACGCGATGACGGTGCACGCCGCCGGGGCGCAGGCGGCCGCCCCCGCGCCGGGCGCCCCCGGCGGGCAAATCGGCACCACCTCCCCAAGCTGGACATAG
- a CDS encoding SGNH/GDSL hydrolase family protein yields MSASEKIGTFVAIGDSFTEGLNDPYPGETDVFRGWADRLAEHIGALNPGLRYANLAVRGKLVRQIVDDQVPIAVGLSPDLVTLCAGGNDMIRPGADPDAAAVLFDDAVRRLRATGSRVVVFTGFDPRGLRAGGRIRGKAATYNMHLRAIADHRGCAVVDLWPLRVFHDPRAWYEDRLHLSPEGHRRMALYVAGVVGVPVESDWREPWPPLDRADWLTMRREDVHWARTYLLPWIGRRATRRSSGDGRGPKRPTPLPL; encoded by the coding sequence ATGAGCGCATCGGAGAAGATCGGCACCTTCGTGGCCATCGGCGACAGCTTCACCGAGGGCCTGAACGACCCCTACCCCGGCGAGACCGACGTCTTCCGCGGCTGGGCGGACCGGCTCGCCGAGCACATCGGCGCGCTGAACCCGGGCCTGCGCTATGCCAACCTCGCCGTCCGGGGGAAGCTCGTGCGGCAGATCGTGGACGACCAGGTGCCGATCGCCGTCGGCCTCTCGCCCGACCTGGTCACGCTCTGCGCGGGCGGCAACGACATGATCCGTCCCGGCGCGGACCCCGACGCGGCCGCGGTCCTGTTCGACGACGCGGTCCGGCGGCTGCGCGCCACCGGCTCCCGCGTCGTGGTCTTCACCGGGTTCGATCCGCGCGGGCTGCGCGCGGGCGGCCGCATCCGGGGCAAGGCCGCCACCTACAACATGCACCTGCGCGCGATCGCCGACCACCGCGGCTGCGCGGTGGTGGACCTGTGGCCGCTGCGCGTCTTCCACGACCCGCGCGCCTGGTACGAGGACCGCCTGCACCTGTCGCCCGAGGGGCACCGGCGCATGGCGCTCTACGTCGCCGGGGTGGTCGGCGTCCCGGTCGAGAGCGACTGGCGCGAGCCCTGGCCGCCCCTGGACCGCGCCGACTGGCTCACGATGAGGCGCGAGGACGTCCACTGGGCCCGGACGTACCTGCTGCCGTGGATCGGCCGCCGGGCCACGCGCCGCTCCTCCGGCGACGGCCGCGGCCCGAAGCGCCCCACCCCCCTCCCGCTCTAG
- a CDS encoding STAS domain-containing protein, whose product MTTRPDGGRAVLRLCGELDVAGSQELRVHLNEARREHGDHLVLDLTDLEFMDSGGLSVIVACYKSATAAGGSLVLAGPRPIVRRALEITGLHRRIPVKRTLQEALATEPDPA is encoded by the coding sequence GTGACCACACGGCCGGACGGCGGACGCGCCGTCCTCAGGCTGTGCGGAGAACTCGACGTCGCCGGCTCGCAGGAGCTGCGCGTCCACCTGAACGAGGCCCGCCGCGAGCACGGCGACCACCTCGTGCTGGACCTCACCGACCTCGAGTTCATGGACTCGGGCGGACTCTCGGTCATCGTCGCCTGCTACAAGTCCGCCACCGCGGCGGGCGGCAGCCTCGTCCTCGCCGGGCCCCGGCCCATCGTCCGCCGCGCCCTGGAGATCACGGGCCTGCACCGGCGCATCCCCGTCAAGAGGACCCTCCAGGAGGCGCTGGCGACCGAACCCGACCCCGCCTAG
- a CDS encoding AAA family ATPase codes for MSSPRLPDHLEVLLTEEPVLDVYAYGPWRVPDGLYEEMRERAVAYNTDQRAVVLTRQLSDFYGSDTSAAGAEQWSLLTFLLGASAVRGGSRGDVDYELLSAFLATPESAVRDPAAWFTQGGRWRPPGLWLPEPAGDDRERRAVMFELARAGLEVFEGLEPLERRRRALMGLFDRRAADPALREADMTVPNRRLEDLWVSGLTEEELAVLPELAGPVGYLGWVCEGLDAAHEGLAGAVADGDEPDVALARLLLAADAAVVPAELAVVLGTARYENVEERFRAARDGFAAEAWQYDVRAWLARGLVAGAADAARAWLDMAVRFTGAVQGLPEAPVSPRSRVPVRPFQTDLRRLFTVRRVFNTLKFGSGEDGSRTAPAERAEPGARSGPPLIGQPELSRALQDAVAARLAGQRPVRLLVAGPEGTGKGTAAEIVESALGEGGAVREALWISDQVFASLGVSDAVLWLQARVRDCLEGRMLLVVDDLEKLAAHERCGAAAAEELRRLMARSPSLNVVALCRPGGDRRLFDANPALVRAFDVARTRDFAEDDLAELFTLAVARLGARAGAETAAAAGAMLRRTPPMLNLRGARLVEHMASRAVAEADRRAREDGTDAGPLEVTAADLPQRLIAGRPADSDPLAELAACVGIEPVKREVDALVAEAKAARLRREAGMTARTRLRHLVFTGNTGTGKGKVAQILGRIYADLGVLSSGHTVEVERADLLGEYASESVLRVRRAVEQAHGGVLVVRDAHALVSAASDAARGREVLDVLLTSVQAHTEDLVVVLTGPAAEMNGLLKSHPDLAAAFPRTLRFPDLTDEELVEVFTAKAADSGFELAPGVLDKVRALVEAAPRERGVGNVRIMTNLLERAVAMQGRRVLADGIVDEDESLDVILPEDVPDTLTRGRDDVPGDPLAEVERLIGLADIKREVAALVAEVRAEQLRRDAKVSPAPPARHMVFAGNPGTAKTTIARLIAAVFARLGLLSSGHLVEVTRADLVAEFIGQTAPRVRDAVGRALGGVLFVDEAYTLASGGGGDRRDFGHEAIAELLRLMEEHRGDLVVIVAGYDAEMERFLDANPGLKSRFPKRLRFPDYSDDELVTIFEFMAAEDGFALAPGILDGLRRLVAAQPRGSSFGNARLVRNLLEAAISRQAQRITAKEDAAAGEIDPAEVALLRPEDLPEAPPREEQGGYGLYI; via the coding sequence GTGAGTTCCCCCCGGCTGCCGGACCATCTCGAAGTGCTGCTCACTGAGGAGCCGGTCCTCGATGTGTACGCGTACGGCCCCTGGCGCGTGCCCGACGGTCTGTACGAGGAGATGCGCGAGCGCGCGGTCGCCTACAACACCGACCAGCGCGCCGTCGTGCTGACGCGGCAGCTCAGTGACTTCTACGGGAGCGACACCAGCGCGGCGGGAGCCGAGCAGTGGTCGCTGCTGACGTTCCTGCTGGGCGCCTCGGCGGTGCGCGGCGGGTCGCGCGGCGACGTCGACTACGAGCTGCTGTCGGCGTTCCTGGCGACGCCCGAGTCGGCCGTCCGGGACCCGGCCGCGTGGTTCACCCAGGGCGGGCGGTGGCGCCCGCCGGGCCTGTGGCTGCCCGAGCCGGCCGGAGACGACCGGGAGCGGCGCGCGGTGATGTTCGAGCTGGCGCGGGCCGGGCTGGAGGTCTTCGAGGGCCTGGAGCCGCTGGAGCGGCGCCGGCGGGCCCTGATGGGCCTGTTCGACCGGCGCGCCGCCGACCCGGCGCTGCGCGAGGCGGACATGACCGTCCCCAACCGGCGGCTGGAGGACCTGTGGGTCTCCGGCCTGACCGAGGAGGAACTGGCCGTCCTGCCCGAGCTGGCCGGCCCGGTGGGCTACCTGGGCTGGGTGTGCGAGGGGCTGGACGCCGCGCACGAGGGGCTGGCCGGGGCCGTCGCCGACGGCGACGAGCCCGACGTGGCGCTGGCGCGGCTGCTGCTGGCGGCCGACGCCGCGGTCGTCCCGGCCGAACTGGCGGTGGTGCTCGGCACCGCCCGCTACGAGAACGTGGAGGAGCGGTTCCGCGCCGCGCGGGACGGCTTCGCCGCCGAGGCGTGGCAGTACGACGTGCGGGCGTGGCTGGCGCGCGGCCTGGTCGCGGGCGCGGCGGACGCGGCCCGCGCCTGGCTGGACATGGCGGTGCGGTTCACCGGCGCGGTGCAGGGCCTGCCGGAGGCGCCGGTCAGCCCGCGCAGCCGGGTGCCGGTGCGCCCGTTCCAGACCGACCTGCGGCGGCTGTTCACCGTCCGCCGGGTCTTCAACACCCTGAAGTTCGGTTCCGGCGAGGACGGCTCGCGGACGGCCCCCGCCGAGCGGGCCGAGCCCGGTGCGCGGAGCGGCCCGCCGCTCATCGGCCAGCCGGAGCTGTCGCGGGCGCTGCAGGACGCGGTGGCGGCGCGGCTGGCGGGCCAGCGGCCGGTCCGGCTGCTCGTCGCCGGCCCGGAGGGCACCGGCAAGGGCACCGCCGCCGAGATCGTCGAGAGCGCGCTCGGCGAGGGCGGCGCCGTCCGCGAGGCGCTGTGGATCTCCGACCAGGTCTTCGCCTCCCTCGGCGTGAGCGACGCCGTCCTGTGGCTGCAGGCCCGCGTCCGCGACTGCCTGGAGGGCCGCATGCTCCTGGTCGTGGACGACCTGGAGAAGCTCGCCGCGCACGAGCGGTGCGGCGCCGCCGCCGCGGAGGAACTGCGGCGGCTCATGGCGCGCTCGCCGTCGCTCAACGTCGTCGCCCTGTGCCGCCCCGGCGGCGACCGGCGGCTCTTCGACGCCAACCCCGCGCTGGTCCGGGCGTTCGACGTCGCCCGCACCCGCGACTTCGCCGAGGACGACCTCGCCGAGCTGTTCACCCTCGCCGTCGCGCGGCTCGGCGCGCGCGCCGGGGCGGAGACGGCCGCGGCCGCCGGCGCCATGCTCCGCCGCACCCCGCCGATGCTGAACCTGCGCGGCGCCCGCCTGGTGGAGCACATGGCGAGCCGGGCCGTCGCCGAGGCGGACCGGCGGGCCCGGGAGGACGGGACCGACGCCGGGCCCCTGGAGGTCACCGCCGCGGACCTGCCGCAGCGGCTCATCGCCGGCCGTCCCGCCGACTCCGACCCGCTCGCCGAGCTGGCCGCCTGCGTCGGCATCGAGCCCGTCAAGCGCGAGGTCGACGCGCTCGTCGCCGAGGCCAAGGCCGCCCGGCTGCGCCGCGAGGCGGGCATGACGGCCCGGACCCGGCTGCGGCACCTGGTCTTCACCGGCAACACCGGCACCGGCAAGGGCAAGGTCGCGCAGATCCTCGGCCGGATCTACGCCGACCTCGGCGTGCTGTCGTCCGGCCACACGGTCGAGGTGGAGCGCGCCGACCTGCTCGGCGAGTACGCCAGCGAGAGCGTCCTGCGCGTCCGCCGGGCGGTGGAGCAGGCGCACGGCGGCGTCCTGGTCGTCCGCGACGCGCACGCCCTGGTTTCGGCCGCGTCGGACGCGGCGCGCGGCCGCGAGGTGCTGGACGTGCTGCTGACGAGCGTCCAGGCGCACACCGAGGACCTCGTCGTGGTGCTGACCGGCCCGGCGGCGGAGATGAACGGGCTGCTGAAGTCCCACCCCGACCTCGCCGCCGCCTTCCCCCGCACGCTCCGCTTCCCCGACCTCACCGACGAGGAACTGGTGGAGGTGTTCACCGCCAAGGCCGCCGACTCGGGGTTCGAGCTGGCCCCCGGCGTCCTGGACAAGGTGCGCGCGCTCGTCGAGGCGGCGCCGCGCGAGCGCGGGGTCGGCAACGTCCGCATCATGACGAACCTGCTCGAACGGGCCGTCGCGATGCAGGGGCGCCGCGTCCTGGCCGACGGGATCGTCGACGAGGACGAGTCCCTCGACGTGATCCTGCCCGAGGACGTCCCCGACACCCTCACCCGCGGCCGCGACGACGTCCCCGGCGACCCGCTCGCGGAGGTCGAGCGGCTGATCGGCCTCGCCGACATCAAGCGGGAGGTGGCCGCGCTGGTCGCCGAGGTCCGCGCCGAGCAGCTGCGGCGCGACGCCAAGGTCTCCCCGGCGCCCCCGGCCCGGCACATGGTGTTCGCCGGCAACCCCGGCACGGCCAAGACGACGATCGCGCGGCTGATCGCCGCCGTGTTCGCCCGGCTCGGCCTGCTGTCGTCCGGGCACCTGGTGGAGGTCACCCGCGCCGACCTCGTCGCCGAGTTCATCGGGCAGACCGCGCCGCGCGTGCGGGACGCGGTCGGCCGCGCGCTCGGCGGCGTGCTGTTCGTGGACGAGGCGTACACGCTGGCGTCCGGCGGCGGCGGCGACCGGCGCGACTTCGGCCACGAGGCGATCGCCGAGCTGCTGCGGCTGATGGAGGAGCACCGCGGCGACCTGGTGGTCATCGTCGCGGGCTACGACGCCGAGATGGAGCGCTTCCTGGACGCCAACCCGGGGCTGAAGTCGCGGTTCCCGAAGCGGCTGCGGTTCCCCGACTACTCCGACGACGAGCTCGTCACGATCTTCGAGTTCATGGCGGCGGAGGACGGGTTCGCGCTCGCCCCCGGCATCCTGGACGGGCTGCGCCGCCTCGTCGCGGCCCAGCCGCGCGGCTCCTCGTTCGGCAACGCCCGTCTCGTCCGCAACCTGCTGGAGGCGGCGATCTCCCGGCAGGCGCAGCGCATCACCGCCAAGGAGGACGCGGCGGCGGGCGAGATCGACCCGGCCGAGGTCGCGCTGCTGCGCCCCGAGGACCTGCCCGAGGCCCCGCCCCGCGAGGAGCAGGGAGGCTACGGCCTCTACATCTGA
- a CDS encoding LCP family protein, with product MGRSRENSARAEHHQAAYGRDTYDDPYDDPYAGDQLAGGRADQGGPRGGAPYRRRRRRRWPRVFGALVAVLLVVVVGGYFYLDSRLKRESVLVDYAGRVADTPGTNWLVVGSDSREGLSKDDQKRLATGFASGRRTDSMMLLHYGAGGTSLISLPRDSYLPIPGHGSNKLNAAFAFGGPKLLVQTVEKATGLHIDHYAEIGFGGFVGVVDAVGGVDICVKENIKDRKAGLNLKAGCQTLDGGQALGYVRTRAFARADLERVEHQRQFFGALMRKATSPGTMLNPFRGVPLAMNATSNFLVDDGDHLYDLVRMMWAMKGVSGGNGVTTTVPIGGSGSSASAGSYITWDRSKASTLFGALKQDQEIPSNVITK from the coding sequence GTGGGGCGAAGCAGGGAGAACTCCGCACGCGCGGAGCACCATCAGGCCGCCTACGGGCGGGACACTTACGACGACCCGTACGACGACCCGTACGCCGGCGACCAGCTCGCCGGGGGACGGGCCGACCAGGGCGGCCCCCGCGGCGGGGCGCCCTACCGCCGGCGGCGCCGGCGGCGCTGGCCGCGGGTGTTCGGCGCCCTCGTCGCCGTGCTCCTGGTGGTCGTCGTCGGCGGCTACTTCTACCTGGACTCCCGGCTGAAGCGCGAGTCGGTCCTCGTGGACTACGCCGGCCGGGTCGCCGACACACCGGGGACGAACTGGCTGGTCGTCGGGTCCGACAGCCGCGAGGGCCTCTCGAAGGACGACCAGAAGCGCCTCGCGACCGGGTTCGCCTCCGGGCGCCGCACCGACTCGATGATGCTGCTGCACTACGGCGCCGGCGGGACGTCCCTCATCAGCCTGCCGCGCGACTCCTACCTCCCGATCCCCGGGCACGGCTCGAACAAGCTGAACGCGGCCTTCGCCTTCGGCGGGCCCAAGCTGCTCGTGCAGACCGTGGAGAAGGCCACCGGGCTCCACATCGACCACTACGCCGAGATCGGCTTCGGCGGCTTCGTGGGCGTGGTGGACGCGGTCGGCGGCGTCGACATCTGCGTCAAGGAGAACATCAAGGACCGCAAGGCGGGGCTGAACCTCAAGGCCGGATGCCAGACGCTGGACGGCGGCCAGGCGCTCGGCTACGTCCGGACCCGCGCCTTCGCCCGCGCCGACCTCGAACGCGTGGAGCACCAGCGGCAGTTCTTCGGCGCGCTGATGAGGAAGGCCACGAGCCCGGGCACGATGCTCAACCCGTTCCGCGGCGTCCCGCTGGCCATGAACGCCACCAGCAACTTCCTGGTGGACGACGGCGACCACCTCTACGACCTGGTCCGCATGATGTGGGCGATGAAGGGCGTCAGCGGCGGGAACGGCGTCACGACCACCGTCCCGATCGGGGGCTCCGGGAGCTCCGCCTCCGCCGGGTCCTACATCACCTGGGACAGGTCCAAGGCGTCCACGCTCTTCGGAGCGCTGAAGCAGGACCAGGAGATCCCGTCGAACGTCATCACGAAGTGA
- a CDS encoding glutathione peroxidase, which produces MSVFDVEIEGLRGGPADLAQYRGKAVLVVNVASRCGLTPQYSGLERLQETYAGRGFTVLGVPCNQFMGQEPGSSEEIAEFCSATYGVTFPMTEKVEVNGDGRHPLYRELVGVPDAEGHTGDIRWNFEKFLIAPDGAVAARFAPQTEPESAEVVTAIEKSLPA; this is translated from the coding sequence ATGTCTGTCTTCGACGTAGAGATCGAGGGCCTGCGCGGCGGGCCCGCGGACCTCGCACAGTACCGGGGCAAGGCCGTTCTGGTCGTCAATGTCGCGTCCAGGTGCGGCCTCACTCCGCAGTACTCCGGCCTGGAGCGGCTGCAGGAGACGTACGCCGGACGGGGCTTCACCGTCCTCGGCGTCCCCTGCAACCAGTTCATGGGGCAGGAGCCCGGCAGCTCCGAGGAGATCGCCGAGTTCTGCTCGGCGACCTACGGGGTCACGTTCCCGATGACCGAGAAGGTCGAGGTCAACGGGGACGGCCGGCATCCGCTGTACCGGGAGCTCGTCGGCGTCCCCGACGCCGAGGGCCACACCGGCGACATCCGGTGGAACTTCGAGAAGTTCCTGATCGCCCCGGACGGCGCCGTCGCGGCCCGCTTCGCGCCCCAGACCGAGCCGGAGTCCGCCGAGGTCGTCACCGCCATCGAGAAGAGCCTGCCCGCCTGA
- a CDS encoding oxidoreductase, with protein sequence MGGWTAGDIPDLHGRRAIVTGANSGIGYHTALQLARHGASVVLACRSAERGGAALERMRTAAPGADLVLDSLDLADLASVREFAARHGEAPLDILVNNAGVMAIPRRATADGFEMQFGTNHLGHFALTGLLLPALRAAPSARVVTVTSGFAWTGRIDFDDLQGERRYRKWTAYSQAKLANLVFAKELDRRVAEVTSVAAHPGYAATNLQQTGPRMQGNTLMEKATGLGNALVAQSAAAGALPSLYAATAPDVSGGACYGPRLFQYRGAPAKVPTPRHADRAGLGERLWEVSEALTGVTYAGAKA encoded by the coding sequence ATGGGCGGATGGACGGCCGGCGACATCCCCGATCTGCACGGGCGGCGGGCGATCGTCACCGGGGCCAACAGCGGCATCGGCTACCACACCGCGCTCCAGCTCGCCCGGCACGGCGCGTCCGTCGTGCTGGCCTGCCGCAGCGCCGAACGCGGCGGCGCCGCCCTGGAGCGGATGAGGACGGCCGCGCCGGGGGCCGACCTCGTCCTGGACTCCCTGGACCTCGCCGACCTGGCGTCCGTGCGGGAGTTCGCGGCCCGGCACGGCGAGGCGCCTCTCGACATCCTGGTCAACAACGCCGGGGTCATGGCGATCCCGCGCCGCGCGACCGCCGACGGCTTCGAGATGCAGTTCGGCACCAACCACCTCGGCCACTTCGCGCTCACCGGCCTCCTGCTGCCCGCGCTGCGCGCCGCCCCGTCCGCCCGCGTCGTCACCGTCACCTCGGGCTTCGCCTGGACGGGACGTATCGACTTCGACGACCTGCAGGGCGAGCGCCGGTACCGCAAGTGGACCGCCTACAGCCAGGCCAAGCTCGCGAACCTGGTCTTCGCCAAGGAACTGGACCGGCGCGTCGCCGAGGTGACCAGCGTCGCCGCCCACCCCGGCTACGCCGCGACCAACCTGCAGCAGACAGGGCCGCGCATGCAGGGCAACACGCTCATGGAGAAGGCGACGGGGCTGGGCAACGCGCTGGTGGCGCAGTCCGCCGCCGCGGGCGCGCTCCCGTCCCTGTACGCCGCGACGGCGCCGGACGTGTCGGGCGGCGCCTGCTACGGCCCCCGCCTGTTCCAGTACCGGGGCGCCCCGGCCAAGGTCCCCACGCCCCGGCACGCCGACCGTGCCGGGCTGGGGGAGCGCCTCTGGGAGGTGTCCGAGGCCCTCACCGGCGTCACGTACGCCGGGGCCAAGGCCTAA
- a CDS encoding methylated-DNA--[protein]-cysteine S-methyltransferase has protein sequence MTETLAFGTVETVLGRLLVGETGTGVVSLHFRDTPAARARTAKATGLPVVDAPDRLAPALAALRDYFAGDLKHFELPIDWRLTSDVQRQVLTTLYETVPYGQVLTYGDLGDRSGTGVHAQVIGQVMGSNPIPLIVPCHRVVASNGLGGYSGGSGVEVKRWLLTLEGSVPATLDWDIDRGP, from the coding sequence ATGACCGAGACCCTCGCGTTCGGCACGGTCGAGACCGTGCTCGGCCGCCTGCTCGTCGGCGAGACCGGGACGGGGGTCGTCTCGCTGCACTTCCGCGACACCCCCGCCGCGCGTGCCCGCACCGCCAAGGCGACCGGGCTGCCCGTCGTGGACGCCCCCGACCGCCTGGCCCCCGCGCTGGCGGCCCTCCGGGACTACTTCGCCGGCGACCTGAAGCACTTCGAGCTGCCCATCGACTGGCGGCTCACGTCCGACGTGCAGCGGCAGGTGCTCACGACGCTGTACGAGACCGTCCCCTACGGGCAGGTCCTCACCTACGGCGACCTGGGAGACCGCAGCGGCACCGGCGTGCACGCCCAGGTCATCGGCCAGGTCATGGGCAGCAACCCGATCCCTCTGATCGTCCCCTGCCACCGCGTCGTCGCCTCGAACGGCCTCGGCGGCTACAGCGGCGGCTCCGGCGTCGAGGTCAAGCGCTGGCTCCTCACCCTCGAAGGCTCCGTCCCCGCCACCCTCGACTGGGACATCGACCGGGGGCCGTGA